A section of the Paenibacillus aurantius genome encodes:
- a CDS encoding response regulator transcription factor, whose amino-acid sequence MRVLVVEDDPSLLRVIRDLLESEGFLTDTASTGDDGYYLAEPAIHDLLMLDVMLPGMSGVEIVKQLRERGVRVPIILLTAKDSVEDRVAGLDAGADDYVTKPFAVAELMARIRAVLRGRGALGPQGELTGGPIRLVPAARDAFQGETPLHLTATEYNLLEFFLCHKDQILTREQIFDRVWGLESGAATSAVDVYVHHLRKKLSAHDAGSLLQTVRGVGYRFRGDSHVC is encoded by the coding sequence ATGCGTGTACTTGTGGTGGAGGATGACCCTTCCCTGCTTCGAGTGATCCGGGACCTTCTCGAGAGTGAGGGCTTCCTGACCGACACCGCTTCAACGGGCGACGACGGCTATTACCTGGCGGAGCCTGCTATCCACGATCTCCTCATGCTCGACGTTATGCTGCCCGGCATGAGCGGCGTGGAGATTGTAAAGCAGCTGCGCGAACGGGGCGTCCGGGTCCCCATCATCCTGCTGACGGCCAAGGATTCGGTAGAAGACCGGGTGGCGGGCCTGGATGCCGGGGCGGACGATTATGTAACGAAGCCCTTCGCCGTGGCGGAGCTGATGGCCCGGATCCGGGCGGTGCTGAGGGGGCGCGGCGCTCTCGGTCCGCAGGGAGAGCTGACGGGGGGTCCCATCCGGCTCGTTCCGGCGGCACGGGATGCGTTCCAGGGAGAAACGCCGCTGCATTTGACGGCAACCGAATACAACCTGCTGGAGTTCTTTCTGTGCCACAAGGACCAGATTCTCACCCGGGAGCAGATTTTCGACCGGGTATGGGGCCTCGAGTCGGGTGCCGCCACGTCGGCGGTTGATGTGTATGTCCATCATCTGCGCAAGAAGCTTTCGGCCCATGACGCCGGCTCCCTCCTCCAGACGGTACGGGGGGTAGGCTACCGGTTCCGGGGAGACTCCCATGTTTGCTAG
- a CDS encoding FMN-binding protein, producing MAKMNKKWVVLCSAALAAVYTAGYAATETEASLQQPAAQQIQPSPQAQGSPSAGSGSTAGKSTKAGSIRHTYKDGTFTGMGSNRRGSIQVAVTIKNDKITDVEISRFAMHYSESDVVGLPGEVLQKQSAGVANVSGATYSTEAFRGAVQQALDQARNA from the coding sequence ATGGCGAAAATGAACAAAAAATGGGTGGTTCTGTGTTCCGCGGCTCTGGCAGCCGTCTATACGGCCGGCTATGCCGCGACGGAAACGGAGGCTTCCCTGCAGCAGCCGGCGGCCCAGCAGATCCAGCCGTCCCCGCAGGCACAAGGAAGCCCGTCGGCGGGGAGCGGATCCACGGCCGGCAAGAGCACCAAGGCAGGGAGCATCCGTCATACCTACAAGGACGGAACCTTTACTGGGATGGGAAGCAACCGAAGAGGCTCCATTCAGGTGGCGGTGACCATAAAGAACGACAAAATCACCGACGTCGAGATCAGCCGGTTCGCCATGCATTACTCGGAAAGCGATGTGGTCGGCCTGCCGGGCGAGGTTCTTCAGAAGCAAAGCGCCGGCGTAGCGAACGTATCGGGAGCGACCTACAGCACCGAAGCCTTCCGGGGGGCTGTCCAGCAAGCCCTTGACCAGGCGAGGAACGCCTGA
- a CDS encoding FAD:protein FMN transferase, with the protein MKTRRTKWYMDTFVDIQAVPGRGVTEEAAAGIERAFGAFRKVEQACSRFSPDSELMTICRLTPAGTPVSVSPLLYEPLQFALELAEWTGGRFDPSLGGRMEGLGFNRHYLTGETMRSAVSGSATYRDIVLNGEDRSVTLLQPLVLDLGAVAKGFAIDLAARELAGLQGFRINAGGDLYAGGVNEQGRPWEIGIRHPFKQESTIWEMTLSDQAVCTSGGYERPSPLQPGTHHLIDPPTGRSPGEWASCSIIAPYAMMADALATAVFVMGREGLGLVEEAEAAAVLVTSDGSIVQAGRGLS; encoded by the coding sequence ATGAAGACGAGACGAACCAAGTGGTACATGGATACGTTCGTCGATATCCAGGCGGTACCCGGCCGCGGAGTAACCGAGGAGGCGGCGGCCGGCATCGAGCGGGCGTTCGGTGCCTTCCGGAAGGTGGAGCAGGCGTGCAGCCGCTTCAGCCCGGACAGCGAGCTGATGACGATTTGCCGCCTGACACCGGCCGGAACGCCCGTTTCGGTCAGCCCCCTGCTCTATGAGCCGCTGCAATTCGCTCTCGAGCTGGCGGAATGGACGGGAGGGCGGTTTGATCCGTCTCTGGGCGGCCGGATGGAGGGCCTGGGCTTTAACCGGCACTATCTGACCGGAGAAACGATGCGGAGCGCCGTTTCGGGCTCGGCCACCTACCGGGACATCGTGTTAAACGGGGAAGACCGCTCCGTCACCCTGCTTCAGCCGCTGGTTCTCGACCTCGGGGCGGTGGCGAAAGGGTTTGCGATCGACCTGGCTGCCCGGGAGCTTGCCGGGTTGCAAGGCTTCCGGATTAATGCCGGAGGGGACCTGTATGCAGGGGGAGTGAACGAACAGGGACGGCCATGGGAAATCGGCATCCGGCATCCCTTCAAGCAAGAGAGCACGATCTGGGAGATGACCTTGTCGGATCAGGCCGTCTGCACCTCCGGAGGCTATGAGCGTCCAAGTCCGCTTCAGCCCGGCACCCACCACCTGATCGATCCCCCCACGGGGCGGTCGCCCGGGGAATGGGCCAGCTGCTCGATTATCGCCCCTTATGCCATGATGGCGGATGCGCTGGCTACGGCCGTCTTCGTTATGGGGAGGGAGGGGCTGGGGCTCGTGGAGGAGGCGGAAGCCGCCGCGGTCCTCGTTACCTCGGACGGATCAATCGTACAAGCAGGAAGGGGATTATCATGA
- a CDS encoding RnfABCDGE type electron transport complex subunit D: MTLNQWIRSPKGYVTAALSACLLFASLGSGEAKGIGNAIAAVGLAVLADLVLRRLTRKKPVPPDGAAITGLIIALVLSTTASWAVTAVTAVLAIGSKHFLTYKNKPVFNPAAFGLLLSIILFGTGQSWWGAFGDLPAWTVIVLLAGGYAVTDRVNKYPQVFAFFGTYFVLLLLMGLNGTGDAADALRPPFINAALFFGLFMLTDPPTSPAKPKEQVVFGVVAAGAGALVYALFGGLMYLFIGLLLGNLYHWRKARLKVTGVRKENPSFGKTGKGTLGER, encoded by the coding sequence ATGACGCTCAACCAATGGATTCGATCACCAAAAGGATATGTCACTGCCGCCTTATCGGCCTGTCTCCTTTTCGCTTCCCTCGGTTCGGGGGAAGCGAAAGGGATCGGAAACGCCATCGCGGCCGTCGGCTTAGCGGTGCTCGCGGATCTGGTGCTGCGCAGGCTGACCCGCAAGAAGCCCGTGCCTCCGGACGGTGCGGCCATCACCGGCCTTATTATCGCTTTGGTTCTGAGCACGACTGCCTCCTGGGCGGTGACCGCCGTTACGGCGGTTCTTGCGATAGGGTCCAAGCATTTTCTTACCTATAAGAACAAGCCTGTCTTTAATCCCGCCGCCTTCGGGCTTCTGCTGTCCATCATCTTATTCGGAACGGGGCAGAGCTGGTGGGGGGCGTTCGGGGATCTTCCGGCGTGGACCGTTATCGTTCTCCTTGCAGGAGGCTATGCGGTCACCGACCGGGTGAACAAGTACCCGCAGGTGTTTGCGTTCTTCGGAACGTACTTCGTGCTCCTGCTGCTGATGGGGCTGAACGGGACGGGAGACGCGGCTGACGCGCTTCGGCCGCCTTTTATTAACGCCGCCTTGTTCTTCGGCTTGTTTATGCTGACCGACCCTCCGACTTCCCCCGCCAAACCGAAGGAGCAGGTGGTTTTCGGGGTAGTCGCCGCCGGCGCGGGAGCCTTGGTCTATGCCCTATTCGGCGGCTTGATGTACCTGTTTATCGGGCTGCTGCTCGGCAATCTGTATCATTGGAGGAAAGCCCGTTTGAAGGTCACCGGAGTGCGGAAGGAAAATCCGTCCTTCGGGAAGACGGGAAAAGGAACGCTAGGAGAAAGATAG
- a CDS encoding manganese catalase family protein, whose product MWVYEKKLMYPVKVSKCNPRLAKYLIEQYGGADGELAAALRYLNQRYTIPDKVIGLLTDIGTEEFAHLEMIAAMIYKLTKDATPDQIRDAGLEDHYVTHGSALFYHNAAGVPWTASYIAAKGDPIADLYEDIAAEEKARATYQWIINLSDDPDLNDSLKFLREREIVHSQRFREAVEILKEERDRKKVF is encoded by the coding sequence ATGTGGGTTTATGAGAAGAAACTGATGTACCCCGTTAAGGTCAGCAAGTGCAATCCCCGGCTGGCAAAATATTTGATCGAGCAGTATGGGGGAGCCGACGGCGAGCTTGCGGCCGCGCTTCGCTACCTGAATCAGCGGTACACCATTCCGGACAAGGTAATCGGGCTGTTGACCGATATCGGCACGGAGGAATTCGCCCACCTGGAAATGATCGCAGCGATGATCTACAAGCTGACCAAGGACGCCACTCCCGATCAAATCCGGGACGCCGGTCTCGAGGATCATTACGTGACGCACGGCAGCGCCTTGTTCTACCATAACGCCGCCGGAGTGCCGTGGACCGCTTCTTACATAGCGGCCAAGGGAGATCCGATCGCCGACCTGTACGAGGACATCGCCGCCGAGGAGAAAGCCCGCGCCACGTACCAGTGGATCATCAACCTGTCCGACGATCCCGACCTGAACGACTCCCTCAAATTTTTGCGCGAAAGGGAAATCGTCCATTCCCAGCGTTTCCGGGAAGCGGTCGAGATTCTTAAGGAAGAGCGCGACCGGAAGAAGGTTTTTTGA
- a CDS encoding spore coat protein CotJB yields MSTTISTKSLNLLKELQSTDFVLFELTLYLDTHPDDEEALKQYNELAEQRKEVKERVEAQFGPLRQGEPQSSTSSWEWNSAPWPWQI; encoded by the coding sequence ATGAGCACTACCATCTCCACCAAATCGCTGAACCTGCTTAAAGAATTGCAGTCCACCGATTTTGTGCTTTTCGAGCTTACCCTTTACTTGGATACTCATCCCGATGATGAGGAAGCCCTGAAGCAGTACAATGAGCTGGCCGAGCAGCGCAAGGAAGTCAAGGAACGGGTGGAAGCCCAATTCGGCCCGCTGCGCCAAGGCGAACCGCAGTCCTCCACGAGCTCCTGGGAATGGAACAGCGCCCCGTGGCCGTGGCAAATCTAA
- a CDS encoding spore coat associated protein CotJA: protein MSTDRKTFKPFLSKQDPCPPLKEKVYETPPNLYLGFQPPGLEQYKPEDALDKGTLWPALFGPYSNPFTKSKTKES from the coding sequence ATGTCCACCGACCGCAAGACCTTCAAGCCTTTCTTGAGCAAGCAGGACCCTTGTCCCCCGTTGAAGGAGAAGGTATACGAAACTCCTCCGAACTTGTACCTGGGCTTCCAGCCACCCGGATTGGAGCAGTACAAGCCCGAAGACGCCCTGGACAAAGGAACGCTCTGGCCCGCCTTGTTCGGCCCCTACAGCAATCCCTTCACCAAATCCAAAACAAAGGAGTCCTGA
- a CDS encoding endonuclease/exonuclease/phosphatase family protein gives MHLKIMTFNIHRAEGMDGRTDLGRIAEVIRRSGADVAALQEVDRYQPRSGWKDQIKLLARELGMQSAFAPSLNLRFLQYGNGLLSRFPILEQSFSFMPGLTERRSVLKVRLSVEGRELTVVNTHLGVAERERRKQVPLLMRSLEEVKGPAVLLGDFNMGAGNRLMKPIEEHWAKVHLQRQMKTLVYGGEIDHVLVTPGITAKAWVTETDASDHYPVTAEMVVHRQG, from the coding sequence GTGCATTTGAAAATCATGACCTTCAACATACACCGGGCGGAAGGGATGGACGGAAGAACGGATCTCGGACGCATTGCCGAGGTGATCCGCCGCTCCGGAGCCGATGTGGCGGCGCTGCAGGAAGTGGACCGGTACCAGCCCCGCAGCGGATGGAAGGACCAGATCAAGCTTCTCGCCCGGGAGCTAGGCATGCAGTCCGCCTTCGCCCCGAGCCTTAACTTGAGGTTCCTACAGTACGGCAACGGCCTGTTGTCCCGCTTCCCGATTCTGGAGCAGTCCTTCTCTTTCATGCCCGGCTTGACGGAGAGAAGGAGCGTCCTGAAAGTAAGACTGTCGGTAGAGGGAAGAGAACTGACGGTGGTCAATACCCACCTGGGGGTGGCGGAGCGGGAGAGACGCAAGCAGGTCCCTTTGCTGATGAGGAGCCTGGAGGAGGTTAAAGGCCCGGCCGTGCTGCTCGGCGACTTCAACATGGGGGCCGGCAACCGGCTTATGAAGCCGATTGAGGAGCATTGGGCCAAAGTTCATCTGCAGCGTCAGATGAAGACGCTCGTTTACGGAGGCGAGATCGACCATGTGCTCGTCACTCCCGGCATCACCGCGAAAGCCTGGGTAACCGAGACGGATGCGTCCGATCATTACCCTGTCACGGCGGAGATGGTGGTTCACCGCCAAGGATAA
- a CDS encoding MFS transporter, producing the protein MEAGKKWDLISLASIPLIMTLGNSMLIPILPGIRKTLTVTSLQVSLIITVYSLVAIPLIPIAGILSDRLGRKKVIVPSLIIAGLGGALSGYAAWKLNNAYLYILIGRVLQGVGAAGAAPIVMPLVGDMFHRQRDVSSGLGLIETSNTAGKVISPILGSLLASWIWFLPFWAIPVFCLISILMVLFLVRTPKDREAPPVSMGRFWKHLKAIFKQKGRWLYAIFFIGGICMFVVFATLFFLSGMLEEQYGVDGIRKGSILAIPLAALSLTSYFTGRAIGRNKKRMKWLTFLGMLFLTAAVSACGFFHPSLYVLIGLLCLSGIGIGLALPCLDAFLTEGIKKEQRGTITSIYSSIRFAGVAAGPPAASILSDRFSPALMFFAIAAMCLISAVLSLFAIKPGQAPSGKRRARTVTRGRRTGQVIFTSRTGSLRKEVLFIPRRPRRS; encoded by the coding sequence ATGGAAGCCGGAAAAAAATGGGACCTGATCTCCCTTGCCTCGATTCCTCTTATCATGACGCTCGGAAACTCCATGCTCATCCCGATTCTGCCGGGCATCCGCAAGACGCTCACGGTTACCTCCCTGCAGGTAAGCCTGATTATAACGGTATACTCTTTGGTCGCGATCCCTCTCATTCCTATTGCCGGAATTCTGTCCGACCGCCTGGGCCGCAAAAAGGTGATTGTCCCGAGTCTGATCATCGCGGGTCTGGGAGGAGCCCTTTCCGGATACGCCGCCTGGAAGCTCAATAACGCTTATCTGTACATCCTGATAGGACGGGTCCTTCAGGGAGTAGGCGCCGCCGGGGCGGCACCGATCGTCATGCCGCTCGTAGGCGACATGTTCCACCGCCAAAGGGATGTGAGCAGCGGCCTGGGGCTTATCGAGACGTCCAATACGGCCGGGAAGGTCATCAGCCCCATTCTCGGCTCCCTCCTTGCCTCCTGGATCTGGTTCCTGCCCTTCTGGGCCATTCCCGTCTTCTGCCTGATCTCCATTCTTATGGTCCTCTTCCTGGTCCGAACCCCCAAGGACCGCGAAGCGCCGCCGGTCAGCATGGGAAGGTTCTGGAAGCATTTGAAGGCCATCTTCAAGCAAAAGGGCCGCTGGCTGTACGCGATCTTCTTCATAGGCGGAATCTGCATGTTCGTGGTCTTCGCCACGCTGTTCTTTCTGTCGGGCATGCTCGAGGAGCAGTACGGCGTCGACGGAATTCGGAAGGGAAGCATCCTTGCCATTCCGCTGGCTGCCCTCAGCCTGACTTCCTACTTCACCGGCCGGGCTATCGGCCGGAACAAGAAGAGGATGAAGTGGCTGACCTTCCTCGGGATGCTGTTCCTGACGGCGGCCGTGTCGGCCTGCGGCTTTTTTCATCCTTCGCTCTATGTGCTGATCGGCCTTCTCTGCCTGTCCGGGATCGGAATCGGACTCGCCCTCCCCTGTCTGGACGCCTTCCTTACAGAAGGAATCAAGAAGGAGCAGCGCGGCACGATCACGTCCATCTACAGCAGCATCCGGTTCGCCGGGGTAGCCGCCGGGCCGCCCGCCGCGTCCATCCTGTCCGACCGCTTCTCTCCGGCACTGATGTTCTTCGCTATTGCCGCCATGTGCCTCATCTCTGCCGTGCTGTCCCTGTTCGCCATCAAGCCGGGCCAAGCTCCCTCCGGCAAACGGAGAGCCCGCACCGTCACCCGGGGCCGGCGGACGGGCCAAGTCATCTTCACGAGCCGGACCGGCTCCTTGCGCAAGGAAGTCTTGTTTATCCCGAGACGTCCCCGCCGTTCCTGA
- a CDS encoding alpha/beta hydrolase family protein yields MEQQAVIASPNGKLAATIHRPPAEGNQTPARKPLVIICHGFLGNRIGVDRLFVKTARALSSSGFLVIRFDYAGCGESEGDYGRGGLHELIAETRSVIDFGLSLPDADPDRVILLGHSLGGAAAIHTAVEDNRVNKLVLWSPVANPFNDIVRIVGRPLYEEVLGKGRADYYGYGLTAGFFESLSKHHPFQEVKKFPGDVLLAHGTSDEVIPVDYSFLYQKVLRIRPAGHCDKEIIYRADHTYSSEDSVKQLIGKTIEWLGFTMAPQSYFI; encoded by the coding sequence ATGGAACAGCAAGCTGTCATTGCCTCCCCTAACGGAAAGCTGGCCGCCACCATTCACCGACCCCCTGCTGAGGGGAATCAAACTCCTGCCCGTAAGCCGCTTGTGATCATCTGTCACGGCTTCCTCGGCAACCGCATTGGGGTGGACCGTCTCTTCGTGAAGACGGCGAGAGCCCTCAGCTCCAGCGGGTTCCTGGTGATCCGTTTCGATTATGCCGGCTGCGGGGAAAGCGAGGGTGACTACGGCCGCGGCGGACTTCATGAACTGATTGCGGAGACGAGATCCGTCATCGACTTCGGTCTTTCCTTACCGGATGCTGACCCGGACCGGGTTATTCTTCTCGGGCACAGTCTGGGCGGCGCGGCGGCAATCCACACGGCGGTCGAAGACAACCGGGTCAACAAGCTCGTGCTGTGGTCGCCGGTAGCCAATCCGTTTAACGACATCGTCCGCATTGTGGGACGGCCTCTCTATGAGGAAGTCCTCGGGAAAGGCAGAGCCGACTATTACGGCTACGGCCTGACCGCCGGTTTCTTCGAATCCCTGTCCAAGCATCATCCGTTTCAAGAGGTGAAGAAATTCCCTGGGGACGTTCTTCTTGCGCATGGAACCAGCGACGAGGTCATTCCCGTCGACTACAGCTTTCTGTACCAGAAGGTCCTCCGGATCCGGCCTGCCGGCCACTGCGACAAGGAAATCATTTACCGCGCGGATCATACTTATTCCTCAGAAGACAGCGTCAAACAGCTGATCGGCAAAACCATCGAATGGCTCGGCTTCACGATGGCTCCGCAGAGCTATTTTATTTGA
- a CDS encoding YezD family protein gives MAKPLEIDDLWKSRIVKSLSGMEYGSVQIIVHEGRIVQIERTERKRFDAVSASRQDVSGRTAGQ, from the coding sequence ATGGCAAAGCCTCTGGAGATCGACGATCTGTGGAAGAGCCGCATTGTGAAAAGCTTATCCGGGATGGAGTACGGTTCCGTTCAGATCATCGTCCATGAAGGGCGGATCGTGCAGATTGAGAGAACGGAGCGTAAGCGGTTTGATGCCGTCAGCGCCTCCAGGCAGGACGTTTCCGGCCGTACCGCCGGCCAATAG
- the ssuE gene encoding NADPH-dependent FMN reductase produces the protein MGKVILISGSPSISSRTTGVLDYAERLVREAGHTAQWIHVRELPAEDLLHAKFDSPAILEANRLVEEADAVILATPVYKASYTGVLKAFLDLLPQKGLAGKIVLPLAVGGTIAHLLAIDYALKPVLSALGSPTLLGGVFLLDSQIQRTEDGFELNGEIAARLKEALSEFNSEVHWHTRKYSAAERRGSSVG, from the coding sequence ATGGGAAAAGTGATACTGATTTCAGGAAGTCCGTCTATCTCGTCAAGAACGACGGGGGTGCTGGATTACGCCGAGCGGCTCGTCCGGGAGGCCGGCCACACGGCCCAATGGATCCACGTCCGGGAGCTGCCGGCGGAGGATTTGCTTCATGCGAAATTCGACAGTCCGGCCATCCTGGAGGCCAACCGGCTTGTGGAGGAGGCGGATGCGGTCATCCTCGCAACCCCGGTCTACAAGGCCTCGTATACGGGTGTGCTTAAAGCGTTTCTCGATCTGCTCCCGCAGAAGGGACTGGCCGGCAAAATCGTCCTTCCGCTCGCCGTCGGAGGCACGATCGCCCATCTGCTCGCCATCGATTATGCCCTGAAGCCGGTGCTGTCGGCTTTGGGCTCGCCCACTCTCCTCGGAGGAGTATTCCTCCTGGATTCCCAAATCCAGCGGACGGAGGACGGCTTCGAGCTGAACGGGGAAATCGCCGCCCGGTTGAAGGAGGCTCTCTCCGAATTTAACTCGGAGGTCCACTGGCATACCCGCAAATATTCTGCGGCGGAAAGGAGAGGAAGCAGCGTCGGATAA
- a CDS encoding antibiotic biosynthesis monooxygenase family protein codes for MYIVQSIVTVPEEKAEEVIGLYQNRSRSVDRQPGFLSFQLLQNEAKPEELTVHMTWETKEAYVSWVTSEDFKRIHELEKKYPDQELANIKPTVRRFLVRAE; via the coding sequence ATGTATATTGTTCAATCGATCGTTACCGTTCCGGAAGAAAAAGCCGAAGAGGTGATCGGTCTGTACCAGAACCGGTCCCGCTCGGTCGACCGGCAGCCGGGTTTTCTTTCTTTCCAGCTGCTTCAGAACGAAGCCAAGCCGGAGGAGCTGACCGTGCATATGACCTGGGAGACGAAAGAAGCTTACGTCTCTTGGGTGACCAGTGAAGATTTCAAACGAATTCATGAGCTGGAGAAGAAATACCCGGATCAGGAGCTGGCGAATATTAAGCCGACCGTGCGCCGGTTCCTCGTCCGGGCAGAATAA
- a CDS encoding cobalamin-dependent protein (Presence of a B(12) (cobalamin)-binding domain implies dependence on cobalamin itself, in one of its several forms, or in some unusual lineages, dependence on a cobalamin-like analog.): MEKTTTGSAHQTAGSIIAERKEELADLVTRMQYEQQPDLMVRFGENGRRRTRQDTLYNLKYLSESIQMQSPLLFSSYISWLKTLLAGYKVTSEELAVNLRAMKEAIREIVDEEVYLIVQDYLDPAIRQVELPLGESPTFLEEGTPLHQEAELYTQMLLKGDRMAASELIMQLARTRTVEEIYLHIFQRSQYEIGRLWQTNQINVAQEHYCTAATQMIMSQLYPYIFATARKGRNLVAACVGEELHEIGLRMVSDFFEMEGWDTYYLGANVPKRSIIQSIIDKKADVMAISATMTFHVNLVKDLIQEIRSHEACRDTKIIVGGLPFNIDQELWRSVGADGFARDAKQAIASATGLIGAAG; this comes from the coding sequence GTGGAGAAGACGACTACAGGGAGTGCCCATCAAACCGCTGGGTCGATCATCGCCGAGCGGAAGGAAGAGCTGGCGGATCTCGTTACCCGAATGCAGTATGAGCAGCAGCCGGACCTGATGGTCCGTTTCGGGGAGAACGGCCGCAGGCGCACCCGCCAGGACACGCTATATAACCTGAAATATTTATCCGAAAGCATCCAAATGCAGAGTCCCTTGCTGTTCTCCAGCTACATCAGTTGGCTCAAGACCCTGCTTGCCGGCTATAAGGTGACGTCCGAGGAGCTGGCGGTTAACCTGAGAGCCATGAAGGAGGCGATCCGGGAAATAGTGGACGAAGAGGTATACCTAATCGTACAAGACTATCTAGACCCGGCCATCCGCCAGGTAGAGCTTCCTCTTGGGGAAAGCCCGACCTTTCTGGAGGAAGGCACGCCGCTTCATCAGGAAGCGGAGCTGTACACCCAGATGCTTCTCAAGGGAGACCGGATGGCGGCGAGCGAGCTGATCATGCAGCTGGCCCGCACGAGGACGGTGGAGGAGATCTATCTCCATATCTTTCAACGGTCCCAATATGAGATCGGACGGCTGTGGCAGACCAATCAGATTAATGTCGCCCAGGAGCATTACTGTACGGCGGCTACGCAGATGATCATGTCGCAGCTGTATCCTTATATTTTCGCCACAGCCCGCAAGGGACGGAATCTCGTCGCCGCCTGCGTAGGGGAGGAGCTTCACGAAATCGGCCTGCGCATGGTGTCTGACTTTTTTGAGATGGAAGGCTGGGACACTTATTATTTAGGAGCCAACGTCCCGAAGCGCTCGATTATCCAGAGCATCATCGACAAGAAGGCCGACGTTATGGCGATCTCCGCGACCATGACCTTTCACGTCAACCTGGTAAAGGACCTGATTCAAGAAATCCGCAGCCACGAGGCTTGCCGGGATACGAAAATTATCGTGGGTGGACTGCCGTTTAACATCGACCAGGAGCTTTGGAGAAGCGTTGGGGCGGACGGCTTTGCCCGGGATGCCAAGCAAGCGATTGCCAGCGCAACCGGCCTGATCGGGGCCGCGGGTTAA